One Staphylococcus simiae genomic region harbors:
- a CDS encoding ATP-dependent Clp protease ATP-binding subunit, with amino-acid sequence MLFGRLTERAQRVLAHAQEEAIRLNHSNIGTEHLLLGLMKEPEGIAAKVLESFDITEDKVIEEVEKLIGHGQDHVGTLHYTPRAKKVIELSMDEARKLHHNFVGTEHILLGLIRENEGVAARVFANLDLNITKARAQVVKALGNPEMNNKNAQTSKANNTPTLDSLARDLTVIAKDGTLDPVIGRDKEITRVIEVLSRRTKNNPVLIGEPGVGKTAIAEGLAQAIVKNEVPETLKDKRVMSLDMGTVVAGTKYRGEFEERLKKVMEEIQQAGNVILFIDELHTLVGAGGAEGAIDASNILKPALARGELQCIGATTLDEYRKNIEKDAALERRFQPVQVDEPTVEDTVEILKGLRDRYEAHHRINISDEALEAAVKLSNRYVSDRFLPDKAIDLIDEASSKVRLKSHTTPTNLKEIEQEIEKVKNEKDAAVHAQEFENAANLRDKQTKLEKQYEEAKNEWKNTQNGMSTSLSEEDIAEVIVGWTGIPLTKINETESEKLLGLEDTLHERVIGQKDAVNSISKAVRRARAGLKDPKRPIGSFIFLGPTGVGKTELARALAESMFGDDDAMIRVDMSEFMEKHAVSRLVGAPPGYVGHDDGGQLTEKVRRKPYSVILFDEIEKAHPDVFNILLQVLDDGHLTDTKGRTVDFRNTIIIMTSNVGAQELQDQRFAGFGGASEGQDYETIRKTMMKELKNAFRPEFLNRVDDIIVFHKLSKDELKEIVTMMVKKLTDRLSEQNIDIKVTDKAKDKIAEEGYDPEYGARPLIRAIQKTIEDNLSELILDGNKIEGKEVTVDHDGKKFKYDIQEPSIKEEVTE; translated from the coding sequence ATGCTATTTGGTAGATTAACAGAACGTGCGCAACGTGTATTAGCACATGCACAAGAAGAAGCAATCCGTTTGAATCATTCTAATATAGGAACAGAACATTTATTATTAGGTTTAATGAAAGAACCAGAAGGTATAGCTGCTAAAGTATTAGAAAGTTTTGATATTACAGAAGATAAAGTAATTGAAGAAGTTGAAAAATTAATTGGTCATGGCCAAGACCATGTAGGTACATTACATTATACACCTAGAGCTAAAAAAGTAATTGAATTATCAATGGATGAAGCAAGAAAATTACATCACAATTTTGTGGGAACAGAGCATATCTTGCTTGGTTTAATTCGTGAAAATGAAGGTGTTGCAGCAAGAGTATTTGCTAACCTTGATTTAAATATTACTAAAGCACGTGCACAAGTAGTTAAAGCACTAGGTAATCCAGAAATGAATAATAAAAATGCCCAAACTAGCAAGGCTAATAATACGCCAACATTAGATAGTTTAGCACGAGACTTAACAGTTATCGCAAAAGATGGAACACTAGATCCAGTTATTGGAAGAGATAAAGAAATTACTAGAGTAATTGAAGTATTAAGTCGTCGTACTAAAAACAATCCAGTATTAATTGGTGAACCAGGGGTAGGTAAAACTGCAATAGCAGAAGGCCTTGCTCAGGCTATAGTTAAAAATGAAGTTCCAGAGACTTTAAAAGATAAACGTGTTATGTCATTAGATATGGGAACTGTAGTTGCAGGTACGAAATATCGTGGTGAATTTGAAGAACGTTTGAAAAAGGTTATGGAAGAAATTCAACAAGCAGGTAATGTCATTCTATTCATTGATGAATTACACACACTTGTTGGTGCAGGTGGTGCAGAAGGTGCAATAGATGCATCTAATATCTTAAAACCAGCATTGGCTCGTGGAGAACTACAATGTATAGGTGCAACAACATTAGATGAATATCGAAAAAATATTGAAAAAGATGCCGCACTAGAAAGACGTTTCCAACCAGTTCAAGTTGATGAACCAACAGTTGAAGATACAGTAGAAATACTTAAAGGATTACGTGATAGATACGAAGCACATCATCGTATTAATATTTCTGATGAAGCATTAGAAGCGGCAGTGAAATTAAGTAATCGATATGTTTCAGATAGATTTTTACCAGATAAAGCAATTGATTTAATCGATGAAGCATCTTCGAAAGTGAGATTGAAAAGTCATACGACACCAACTAACTTAAAAGAAATCGAACAAGAAATTGAAAAAGTTAAAAACGAAAAAGATGCTGCAGTACATGCGCAAGAGTTTGAAAATGCTGCAAACTTACGTGATAAACAAACTAAGCTTGAAAAGCAATATGAAGAAGCAAAAAATGAATGGAAAAATACTCAAAATGGTATGAGTACTTCATTATCAGAAGAAGATATAGCTGAGGTTATTGTTGGATGGACAGGTATTCCACTAACTAAAATTAACGAAACAGAATCCGAAAAATTATTAGGATTAGAAGATACTTTACACGAAAGAGTTATTGGACAAAAAGATGCCGTTAATTCAATTAGTAAAGCAGTAAGACGTGCTCGTGCTGGATTAAAAGATCCTAAACGTCCAATTGGTAGCTTTATTTTCTTAGGACCAACAGGGGTAGGTAAAACAGAATTAGCACGTGCATTAGCGGAATCAATGTTTGGTGATGATGATGCTATGATTCGTGTTGATATGAGTGAATTTATGGAGAAACATGCAGTGAGTAGATTAGTTGGAGCACCTCCAGGCTATGTTGGTCATGACGATGGTGGTCAGCTTACTGAAAAAGTAAGACGTAAACCATATTCAGTTATTCTATTTGATGAAATTGAAAAAGCACATCCTGATGTCTTTAATATTCTTTTACAAGTATTAGATGATGGACATTTAACTGATACAAAAGGGCGCACTGTAGATTTCAGAAATACAATCATTATTATGACTTCAAATGTCGGTGCTCAAGAATTACAAGATCAACGCTTTGCAGGATTTGGTGGTGCAAGTGAAGGTCAAGATTATGAAACAATTCGTAAAACAATGATGAAAGAATTGAAAAATGCATTCCGTCCAGAATTCTTGAACCGTGTAGATGATATTATTGTCTTCCATAAACTTTCTAAAGATGAATTAAAAGAAATAGTTACAATGATGGTTAAAAAATTAACAGATAGACTATCTGAACAAAATATTGATATTAAAGTAACAGATAAAGCGAAAGATAAAATTGCTGAAGAAGGATACGATCCAGAATATGGTGCAAGACCATTAATTAGAGCAATTCAAAAAACAATCGAAGATAATCTAAGTGAATTAATATTAGATGGTAATAAAATAGAAGGTAAAGAAGTAACTGTTGATCATGATGGTAAAAAATTCAAATATGATATTCAAGAACCATCAATTAAAGAAGAAGTTACAGAATAG
- the radA gene encoding DNA repair protein RadA: MAKKKVIFECMACGYQSPKWMGKCPNCGGWNQMEEIVEKASNPKHGVKTKEVAGKVQKLNSIHHESTPRILTESAEFNRVLGGGIVNGSLVLIGGDPGIGKSTLLLQICASLSQKKNVLYITGEESLNQTKLRADRLDEDSSELQVLAETDLEVIYQTVKEEQPDLLVVDSIQTIYHPEISSAPGSVSQVRESTQSLMNIAKQMNIATFIVGHVTKEGQIAGPRLLEHMVDTVLYFEGDEHHAYRILRAVKNRFGSTNEMGIFEMKQSGLKGVNNPSEMFLEERSANVPGSTIVATMEGTRPLLIEVQALVTPTTFNNPRRMATGIDHNRLSLLMAVLEKKENYLLQQQDAYIKVAGGVKLTEPAVDLSVIVATASSFKDKAVDGLDCYIGEVGLTGEVRRVSRIEQRVQEAAKLGFKRVIIPKNNIGGWSFPEGIQVIGVTSVHEALSFALHS, from the coding sequence TTGGCCAAGAAAAAAGTGATTTTCGAATGTATGGCTTGCGGATATCAATCACCAAAATGGATGGGTAAATGTCCAAACTGTGGTGGTTGGAATCAAATGGAAGAAATTGTTGAAAAAGCATCTAATCCCAAACATGGTGTGAAAACAAAAGAAGTTGCAGGCAAAGTACAAAAATTAAATAGTATTCATCATGAATCAACGCCTAGAATATTAACTGAATCAGCGGAATTCAACCGCGTGCTAGGTGGAGGTATTGTTAATGGTTCTCTAGTACTAATTGGAGGAGATCCTGGTATTGGGAAATCAACATTATTACTTCAAATTTGTGCATCATTATCACAAAAGAAAAATGTGTTATATATAACAGGTGAGGAATCATTAAATCAAACTAAATTACGAGCTGATCGTTTAGATGAAGATTCAAGTGAATTACAAGTTTTAGCTGAAACAGACTTAGAAGTAATTTATCAAACAGTGAAAGAAGAACAACCAGATTTATTAGTTGTAGACTCTATTCAAACTATTTATCATCCGGAAATTTCATCAGCACCTGGCTCGGTTTCACAAGTGAGAGAGAGTACGCAAAGTTTAATGAATATTGCCAAACAAATGAACATTGCAACATTCATTGTTGGTCATGTTACGAAAGAAGGACAAATTGCTGGTCCACGTTTATTAGAGCATATGGTTGATACCGTTTTATATTTTGAAGGTGATGAACATCATGCATATAGAATTCTACGAGCAGTAAAAAATCGTTTTGGTTCAACTAATGAAATGGGTATTTTTGAAATGAAACAAAGTGGTTTGAAAGGCGTCAATAACCCATCTGAGATGTTTTTAGAAGAACGTTCAGCTAATGTACCAGGATCAACAATAGTAGCAACAATGGAAGGTACAAGACCATTACTTATTGAAGTTCAAGCTTTAGTTACACCAACGACTTTTAATAATCCAAGAAGAATGGCAACAGGAATAGATCATAATAGGCTTAGTTTATTAATGGCAGTACTTGAAAAAAAGGAAAACTATTTATTACAACAACAAGATGCTTATATTAAAGTTGCCGGCGGAGTTAAATTAACAGAACCTGCCGTTGATTTAAGCGTGATTGTAGCGACAGCATCTAGTTTTAAAGATAAAGCTGTAGATGGTTTAGACTGTTATATTGGAGAAGTTGGTTTGACTGGAGAAGTTAGAAGGGTTTCACGTATAGAACAACGTGTACAAGAAGCAGCGAAGCTTGGATTTAAGAGAGTAATTATACCTAAAAATAATATTGGGGGCTGGTCATTTCCAGAAGGGATACAAGTTATTGGCGTAACATCGGTTCATGAAGCATTATCATTTGCCCTACATTCATAG
- a CDS encoding PIN/TRAM domain-containing protein: protein MNFIRLMVIAIYIVIGSTLGIIIIPGIATDIGLSGMHILKNHYIDGIIGIIIMFVLFGIFIKRIADAIKELEQFILRRSAVEILFATIGLIFGLLISVMISFILELIGDSIFNHFVPIIITFILCYLGFQFGLKKRDEMLMFLPENIAQSMSQHTRSASPKIIDTSAIIDGRILDVLKCGFMDGTILIPQGVINELQIIADSTDSVKREKGQRGLDILNKLYDLEHPSKVVNPTKSHSDIDTMLIKLAKNYHASIITTDFNLNKVCHVNGITALNVNDLSEAIKPNVHQGDQLHLLLTKMGKEAGQAVGYLDDGTMVVVDHAKELIGQYVQLEVVSLLQTSSGRIVFAKRTN from the coding sequence GTGAATTTTATACGCTTGATGGTCATTGCGATTTATATTGTAATCGGTAGTACTTTAGGAATCATTATTATACCAGGCATAGCTACAGATATTGGTTTATCTGGCATGCATATTTTAAAAAATCACTACATTGATGGCATCATAGGTATCATTATCATGTTCGTACTATTCGGAATCTTTATTAAACGTATCGCTGATGCTATTAAAGAACTAGAACAATTTATCTTACGTAGAAGTGCGGTTGAAATACTATTTGCGACAATAGGTCTTATTTTCGGATTATTAATATCGGTAATGATATCATTTATTTTAGAGTTAATTGGCGATTCAATTTTTAATCATTTTGTACCAATTATTATTACTTTTATACTGTGTTATTTAGGTTTTCAATTTGGCTTGAAAAAAAGAGACGAAATGTTAATGTTCTTGCCAGAAAATATCGCACAATCGATGTCACAACATACTAGAAGCGCTAGTCCTAAAATTATAGACACCAGTGCTATTATCGATGGAAGAATTTTAGATGTATTAAAATGTGGCTTTATGGATGGAACTATTTTAATTCCACAAGGTGTTATAAATGAACTACAAATTATTGCTGATTCTACAGATAGTGTTAAAAGAGAAAAAGGACAAAGAGGCTTAGATATTTTAAATAAACTATATGATTTAGAACATCCGTCAAAGGTCGTTAATCCAACAAAGTCACACAGTGACATTGATACAATGTTAATCAAACTAGCTAAAAATTATCATGCAAGTATCATTACAACAGATTTTAACTTAAATAAAGTTTGTCATGTTAACGGAATTACAGCATTAAATGTGAATGATTTGTCGGAAGCAATTAAACCAAATGTCCATCAAGGCGATCAGCTTCATTTACTATTAACCAAAATGGGTAAAGAAGCTGGTCAAGCTGTAGGGTATTTAGATGATGGAACGATGGTAGTTGTCGATCATGCAAAAGAATTAATTGGTCAATATGTACAATTAGAAGTTGTTAGTTTATTACAAACATCTTCAGGAAGAATTGTATTTGCTAAAAGAACGAATTAG
- the gltX gene encoding glutamate--tRNA ligase, which yields MSERIRVRYAPSPTGYLHIGNARTALFNYLFAKHYNGDFVIRIEDTDKKRNLTDGESSQFDNLKWLGLDWDESMDKDKGYGPYRQSERQHIYEPLIEQLLAEDKAYKCYMTEEELEEEREAQIARGEMPRYGGQHAHLTEEQRQQFEDEGRQPAIRFRVPQNKTYSFNDMVKGEISFDSNGIGDWVIVKKDGVPTYNFAVAIDDHFMEISDVIRGDDHISNTPKQLMIYEAFGWEAPRFGHMSLIVNEERKKLSKRDGQILQFIEQYRDLGYLPEALFNFIALLGWSPEGEEELFSKEEFIKIFDEKRLSKSPAFFDKQKLEWVNNQYMKQKDPETVFQMALPHLIKANLIPENPSDEDLAWGRKLIALYQKEMSYAGEIVPLSEIFFQEMPELGEEEQQVMNGEQVPELMSHLYGKLEALEPFEAADIKKTIKEVQKETGIKGKQLFMPIRVAVTGQMHGPELPNTIEVLGKEKVLQRLKKYV from the coding sequence ATGAGCGAACGAATTAGAGTAAGATATGCACCTAGTCCAACTGGATATTTGCATATTGGTAACGCGAGAACAGCTTTATTCAACTATTTATTTGCTAAACATTATAATGGTGATTTTGTTATTCGTATTGAAGATACAGACAAAAAAAGAAATTTAACAGATGGGGAATCTTCACAATTTGATAATTTAAAATGGTTAGGCCTTGATTGGGATGAATCAATGGATAAAGATAAAGGATATGGCCCTTATCGCCAATCTGAACGTCAACATATTTATGAACCATTAATTGAACAATTGTTAGCTGAAGATAAGGCTTATAAGTGTTATATGACTGAAGAAGAGCTAGAAGAAGAACGTGAAGCTCAAATTGCACGTGGTGAAATGCCACGTTATGGTGGACAACATGCTCATTTAACTGAAGAGCAACGTCAACAATTTGAAGATGAAGGACGTCAACCAGCAATTCGTTTCCGCGTACCACAAAATAAAACGTACAGTTTTAATGATATGGTTAAAGGAGAAATATCATTCGATTCAAATGGTATTGGTGATTGGGTTATTGTTAAAAAAGATGGTGTCCCTACTTATAATTTTGCTGTAGCTATTGATGACCATTTTATGGAAATTAGTGATGTAATTCGTGGAGATGATCATATATCTAATACACCTAAACAATTAATGATTTATGAAGCATTTGGCTGGGAAGCACCACGTTTTGGACACATGTCACTTATTGTTAATGAAGAACGTAAAAAGTTAAGTAAACGTGATGGCCAAATCTTACAATTTATTGAGCAATATCGTGATTTGGGATATTTACCAGAAGCATTATTTAACTTCATTGCATTATTAGGTTGGTCACCAGAAGGTGAAGAGGAACTGTTTAGTAAAGAAGAATTTATAAAGATTTTTGATGAAAAACGTCTATCAAAATCACCAGCATTCTTCGATAAACAAAAATTAGAATGGGTTAACAATCAATATATGAAACAAAAAGACCCAGAAACAGTGTTCCAAATGGCTTTACCACATCTTATTAAAGCAAATTTAATTCCTGAAAATCCATCTGACGAGGATTTAGCTTGGGGACGTAAATTAATTGCACTATATCAAAAAGAAATGAGTTATGCAGGTGAAATCGTTCCATTATCAGAAATTTTCTTCCAAGAAATGCCTGAACTTGGTGAAGAAGAACAGCAAGTGATGAATGGAGAACAAGTACCAGAATTAATGTCTCATTTATATGGTAAATTAGAAGCTTTAGAACCTTTTGAAGCTGCTGATATTAAGAAAACAATTAAAGAAGTTCAAAAGGAAACTGGTATTAAAGGTAAACAATTATTTATGCCAATTCGTGTAGCAGTAACTGGTCAAATGCATGGACCAGAATTACCAAATACTATTGAAGTGTTAGGCAAAGAAAAAGTATTGCAACGATTAAAAAAATACGTATAA